From a region of the Aulosira sp. FACHB-615 genome:
- a CDS encoding DUF928 domain-containing protein, producing MLNKNLLLITLGLTLIPDLLLGTIPTIAVPTNSIAQFGVPRSTPRLFPRRRSLLRFKVPGIRGSRNLEAGAARGKCSPQDISGVLPPKPPKSAANQIPVELTVSDRPTFFVNVPQTSAQQAGFLLRDETGEELLDKTLPITTSRGIMSYTLPPDFAGLEIGKKYRWRLSLLCDATNGDRSGDPTASGWIERIEVPPTVASKLQTATPKQRVIIYAENGFWHDTLKTLADLRAARPNDLTLVRDWDDILRSVGLEAISQQPLIPLHPTTAANK from the coding sequence ATGCTCAACAAAAACTTACTATTAATTACATTAGGCTTAACTCTCATTCCCGATTTGCTGTTGGGGACAATCCCCACAATTGCCGTACCTACCAATAGCATTGCTCAATTCGGTGTTCCGCGTTCCACACCCAGATTATTTCCGCGTCGCCGTTCTCTATTAAGATTTAAAGTGCCAGGAATCCGGGGTTCGCGCAATTTAGAAGCAGGTGCAGCCAGAGGAAAATGCAGCCCGCAAGATATTAGTGGAGTTTTACCACCCAAACCGCCCAAAAGTGCCGCTAATCAAATTCCCGTAGAATTAACAGTGAGCGATCGCCCGACGTTTTTTGTCAATGTACCCCAAACCTCTGCACAGCAAGCAGGATTTTTACTCCGGGATGAAACTGGAGAAGAATTACTTGACAAAACTCTGCCAATTACAACCAGCAGGGGAATTATGAGCTACACCTTACCGCCAGATTTTGCAGGGTTAGAAATCGGGAAGAAATATCGATGGCGCTTGTCTTTACTGTGTGATGCTACCAACGGCGATCGCAGTGGCGATCCAACCGCTAGTGGCTGGATTGAACGCATCGAAGTACCCCCAACCGTAGCAAGTAAATTACAAACAGCAACACCTAAACAACGTGTCATCATCTATGCAGAAAATGGTTTTTGGCATGATACCCTAAAAACCTTGGCTGATTTACGTGCTGCCCGTCCCAATGATTTAACTTTAGTTCGAGATTGGGATGATATTTTGCGATCGGTCGGGTTAGAAGCGATTTCCCAACAGCCGTTAATCCCCCTCCACCCCACAACAGCAGCTAATAAATAA
- a CDS encoding N-acetylmuramoyl-L-alanine amidase, with amino-acid sequence MGRIFISAAHGGKEAGGIDPGSIAGGTTEAREMILLRDLIVTELRARTFEVLAVPDDLSAADTITWINSRGRRGDVALEIHADSASSPTVRGASVFYIASNNERKSNGELLLVGLLRRVPQLPNRGVKPDSDSGLGRLAFCRQTTLPSLLMQVGFLSSPDDRALLQNRRRDFALGIADGLASWSRVVDPTPGTPTEQTYPSINININGQSYSEQGILVNGNAYIPIDLVDRLRIDLTTAANVNRITYRRVVYVKAVELRDFNISVNWDSTTRTVNLRSILVICKGQMDQIISRGNTSEVQLQLFLRNNNENALAKFPDIPKLYREEASIEGVNYDIAFCQMCVETGFLRFGGDIRPEQNNFAGLGSIGGGSDAAAFDSARIGVRAHIQHLKAYASLEPLVNEVVDPRFRFVTRGIAPLVSQLSGRWSADLDYGAKITAMVQRLYESAGFM; translated from the coding sequence ATGGGGCGTATTTTTATTTCGGCGGCGCACGGAGGCAAAGAAGCAGGAGGAATCGATCCAGGTTCAATTGCTGGGGGAACTACAGAAGCCAGAGAAATGATTCTGCTGCGGGATTTAATTGTTACAGAACTGCGGGCGCGGACATTTGAAGTTTTGGCTGTTCCTGATGATTTAAGCGCCGCCGACACCATCACTTGGATTAATTCTCGTGGTCGTCGGGGAGATGTCGCCCTGGAAATTCATGCTGATTCCGCCAGTAGCCCAACGGTGCGTGGGGCTAGTGTATTTTATATTGCCAGTAATAATGAGCGTAAAAGTAATGGTGAACTGCTGTTAGTGGGTTTGTTACGCCGTGTTCCCCAATTACCGAATCGGGGAGTGAAACCAGATAGCGATAGTGGCTTGGGACGTTTAGCCTTTTGTCGTCAAACAACACTGCCTTCATTATTAATGCAGGTGGGATTTCTCAGCAGCCCTGATGACCGCGCCTTGCTGCAAAACCGTCGCCGTGATTTTGCTTTGGGTATTGCTGATGGTTTGGCTTCTTGGAGTCGTGTTGTTGACCCTACACCCGGAACTCCCACCGAACAAACTTATCCATCGATTAATATCAACATCAATGGGCAGAGTTATTCAGAACAAGGAATATTAGTTAATGGTAATGCTTATATTCCCATTGATTTAGTAGACCGCTTGCGAATTGACTTAACAACAGCCGCCAATGTCAACCGAATTACCTATCGCCGAGTTGTCTATGTCAAAGCTGTGGAACTGCGGGACTTTAATATTTCTGTCAACTGGGATAGTACAACCCGCACTGTTAACCTGCGTTCGATTTTAGTGATCTGCAAAGGTCAGATGGATCAAATTATCTCCCGTGGTAACACTTCCGAAGTGCAGCTACAACTCTTTCTGCGAAATAATAATGAAAATGCTTTAGCCAAGTTTCCTGATATTCCCAAACTCTATCGAGAAGAAGCCTCAATTGAAGGGGTAAATTACGATATCGCCTTTTGCCAAATGTGTGTTGAAACTGGTTTTTTACGCTTTGGTGGTGATATTCGACCAGAACAAAACAACTTTGCTGGACTGGGGAGTATTGGCGGTGGTTCTGATGCGGCGGCGTTTGATAGTGCCAGAATTGGAGTTAGGGCGCATATTCAACATTTAAAAGCTTACGCCAGTTTAGAACCGTTAGTAAATGAAGTGGTTGACCCTAGATTTCGCTTTGTCACCAGGGGAATTGCACCTTTAGTTAGTCAACTTTCTGGTCGTTGGTCAGCAGATTTAGATTATGGGGCTAAAATTACGGCAATGGTGCAGAGATTATACGAGTCAGCCGGATTCATGTAA
- a CDS encoding sensor domain-containing diguanylate cyclase, with protein MQRTFLGGIRSKLIASFLIVALIPLLLLSCINKQTTETALTENAKQALSAAAKETANRIDAFIDANLNAVRVEAILPGLSRYLSLTPKQRNNSQEMQLATETLSRLSRKDMLNILSYSLLDLNGKNVLDTHTSNIGKDESAADYFQQPLHTGLSFVSSMKRSPQIPDLVTLVFSSPVRNAKGKILGVLRVAYNATVVQQLVTRETERAGAKAFAILLDENHIYLAHSTAPELLFKSIVPLPLEVVTQLQKKSLLPNAPVEQLATNEWQLKQALDNQQSYLITSLSTTANQVNLIAIAHLKYEPWSVLFIRPLAIALAPVDKQITDAMLLFALIASVVTIIAIVISQLLTKPIIYLTKIVAQFTAGNLDIRAKINSQDEIGQLATSFNNMALQLQTSLTTLEQRVQERTAELVIAKEKAEDANQKLEKLINLDGLTQVANRRCLNIQLQAECHRLAREQQPLALILFDVDQFKLYNDCYGHLAGDNCLIKVAQTVQHILYRPADLVARYGGEEFLVLLPNTNLVGAITVAQRIQEAIHELAIPHEKSSVKNIITVSLGITSVIPTLDFKPDTFIALADLALYNAKKQGRDRYCSAEVGDSSQLHESG; from the coding sequence ATGCAGCGAACATTTTTGGGCGGTATTCGGAGTAAGTTAATTGCTTCATTTCTAATTGTAGCTTTAATTCCCTTGCTGTTACTGTCTTGTATTAACAAACAAACCACAGAAACAGCACTGACTGAAAATGCAAAACAGGCTTTATCTGCGGCGGCTAAGGAAACAGCAAATAGAATCGATGCTTTTATTGATGCTAATTTGAATGCGGTGCGGGTAGAGGCAATTTTACCAGGGTTGTCACGTTACCTGAGCTTAACTCCAAAACAACGAAATAATAGCCAGGAAATGCAATTGGCGACAGAAACTTTAAGTCGCCTCAGTCGCAAAGATATGCTGAATATTCTCTCGTATTCTTTGCTGGATTTAAACGGGAAAAATGTTTTAGATACCCACACATCGAATATTGGTAAAGATGAATCAGCCGCAGATTATTTTCAACAACCATTGCATACTGGCTTATCTTTTGTTTCTAGCATGAAGCGATCGCCACAAATTCCTGACCTTGTTACCCTGGTTTTTAGTAGTCCAGTCCGCAATGCCAAGGGTAAAATATTGGGGGTATTGCGGGTTGCTTACAATGCAACTGTGGTACAGCAGTTAGTCACCAGAGAAACTGAACGGGCTGGGGCTAAAGCCTTTGCGATTTTGTTAGATGAAAATCATATTTATTTAGCACATAGTACAGCACCAGAACTACTATTTAAATCAATTGTACCTCTGCCTTTGGAAGTAGTAACACAACTCCAAAAAAAAAGTCTGTTGCCTAATGCTCCTGTGGAACAATTAGCAACTAATGAATGGCAACTCAAGCAAGCATTAGATAATCAACAATCATATTTAATTACATCTTTATCAACAACAGCCAATCAGGTAAATTTGATTGCGATCGCTCATTTAAAATATGAACCTTGGTCGGTATTATTTATTCGCCCCCTAGCAATTGCCCTAGCACCTGTAGACAAGCAAATTACTGATGCTATGTTGCTGTTTGCTTTGATTGCTTCAGTAGTAACAATCATTGCTATTGTGATTAGTCAACTGCTCACAAAGCCAATCATTTATCTTACCAAAATTGTTGCTCAGTTTACCGCAGGTAACTTAGATATCCGCGCCAAAATTAACTCTCAAGATGAAATCGGTCAATTGGCGACATCTTTTAATAATATGGCACTTCAGTTACAAACATCTTTGACAACTTTAGAACAACGAGTCCAAGAAAGAACAGCCGAGTTAGTCATTGCGAAAGAAAAAGCGGAAGATGCAAATCAGAAATTAGAAAAACTGATTAATCTTGATGGTTTGACTCAAGTAGCTAACCGACGCTGTTTAAATATACAACTACAAGCAGAATGTCACCGCCTCGCACGCGAACAACAACCTCTTGCACTAATTTTATTTGATGTTGATCAATTCAAACTTTATAACGATTGTTATGGTCATCTTGCAGGTGATAATTGTCTAATCAAAGTAGCACAAACAGTTCAACATATTCTTTATCGTCCTGCTGATCTTGTGGCGCGTTACGGTGGAGAAGAATTTTTAGTATTACTACCTAATACTAATTTAGTAGGAGCGATAACTGTAGCGCAAAGAATTCAGGAAGCAATTCATGAACTGGCGATTCCTCATGAGAAATCTAGTGTCAAGAATATCATCACTGTGAGTTTGGGTATTACTTCTGTTATTCCCACGTTAGACTTCAAGCCAGATACATTCATCGCCTTGGCTGATCTAGCACTTTACAATGCCAAAAAACAGGGACGCGATCGCTATTGTAGCGCCGAGGTAGGAGATAGTTCACAATTACATGAATCCGGCTGA
- a CDS encoding ABC transporter substrate-binding protein, which translates to MFKLLRHVSLFLITACLLLACHSSAPTKLQRPPLKVQFGSFVGEYPGIIAQEKGFFQAQGVDVELIYKRYAKLEQANFSAGKYDGISLSLGSFMILSATNPDIQGVIVIDESTGADVVVAKSQIKIIADLKGKKLGANLGGFSEVFVTEMLKSANLTSDDISFVQSEALDIPQRLKNNVIQAGHTWQPHLTEAVKLGGHILFTSKETPGLILDMIIFRKDIIRDRPEDIRGFVRAWLQASSYWKDHLQEGNTIISKALNIPIHTLSLEGIKLTNLADNRQFFQSSNPHSIYKTAKIYADFFIRAGNVTRLPELKGLFNSTFVNPPS; encoded by the coding sequence ATGTTTAAACTACTAAGACACGTAAGTCTTTTTCTGATTACAGCTTGTTTGCTGTTGGCTTGTCATAGTTCAGCGCCAACAAAATTGCAACGTCCGCCTTTGAAAGTGCAATTTGGCTCGTTTGTCGGGGAGTATCCTGGAATAATTGCTCAAGAAAAGGGATTTTTTCAAGCCCAAGGGGTAGATGTAGAACTAATTTATAAAAGATATGCAAAATTAGAACAAGCAAATTTCAGTGCTGGTAAATATGATGGAATTTCATTATCATTAGGAAGTTTCATGATTTTGAGTGCCACAAATCCTGATATTCAAGGAGTGATTGTGATCGATGAATCAACAGGTGCAGATGTGGTAGTTGCCAAATCACAAATTAAAATCATTGCTGATTTGAAAGGGAAAAAGTTAGGGGCAAATCTCGGCGGTTTTAGTGAAGTGTTTGTGACGGAAATGTTAAAAAGTGCCAACTTAACTAGTGATGATATCAGCTTCGTACAATCAGAAGCTTTAGATATTCCTCAACGTCTGAAAAATAATGTGATTCAAGCCGGACATACTTGGCAACCTCATCTGACAGAAGCTGTGAAATTAGGGGGACATATTTTATTTACTAGTAAAGAAACCCCTGGCTTGATTTTAGATATGATTATCTTTCGTAAAGATATCATCCGCGATCGCCCTGAAGATATTCGTGGATTTGTGCGGGCTTGGCTGCAAGCCTCAAGCTATTGGAAAGACCATCTTCAGGAAGGAAACACCATCATCAGCAAGGCTTTAAATATTCCCATTCATACCCTGTCTCTAGAGGGCATCAAACTCACTAATTTAGCCGATAATCGCCAGTTTTTTCAATCTAGTAACCCTCATTCTATCTACAAAACTGCCAAGATATATGCAGACTTTTTCATTCGTGCTGGAAATGTCACCCGCCTTCCAGAGTTAAAAGGTTTGTTCAATTCTACCTTTGTGAACCCTCCCTCATAA
- a CDS encoding ester cyclase, which translates to MSTAQNKAIALEFYQAFDNGSVEQAKKIIAANFIAHTTGASEPLDLNGFIEYGLMMRNAFPDGKHTFADVIVENDKVVTRGTFSGTHTGELLGFPPTGQPVKFAVMHIDQIVDGKVVEHWGQADIMALMQQLGILPPFM; encoded by the coding sequence ATGTCTACCGCACAAAACAAGGCCATCGCCCTGGAATTTTACCAAGCCTTTGACAATGGCAGTGTTGAACAAGCCAAAAAAATTATCGCCGCAAATTTCATCGCCCATACAACAGGCGCATCGGAACCTCTCGATTTAAATGGTTTTATCGAGTATGGGTTGATGATGCGTAATGCTTTTCCTGATGGGAAGCATACATTTGCAGATGTGATTGTGGAGAATGATAAAGTCGTTACCCGTGGGACATTTAGCGGTACTCATACAGGAGAATTACTGGGTTTTCCGCCCACAGGTCAGCCAGTGAAATTTGCCGTGATGCACATAGACCAGATTGTTGACGGCAAAGTGGTAGAACATTGGGGACAGGCAGATATTATGGCTTTGATGCAACAACTGGGTATTCTTCCCCCATTCATGTAA
- the dnaG gene encoding DNA primase yields MYIPRLHPDTIEEIKQRADIVDVVSEHVVLRKRGKDFIGLCPFHSEKSPSFTVSQSKQMYYCFGCNAGGNAIKFLMDLGKQSFTEVVLDLARRYQVNVQTLEPEQRQELQRQLSLREQLYEVLAATANFYQHALRQTQAQKALQYLLENRKLKEATIQQFGLGYAPAGWETLYRYLVENKHYPVQLVEKAGLIKPRKEGGGYYDVFRDRLMIPIRDIQGRVIAFGGRTLTDEQPKYLNSPETELFNKGKTLFAIDLAKTGIAQVDQAVVVEGYFDAIALHAAGINNAVASLGTALSLEQVRLMLRYTDSKQLVLNFDADKAGTNAAERAIGEIADLAYKGEVQLKILNIPDGKDADEYLHTHTTEDYQSLLQNAPLWLDWQIQQITKDRDLKQATDFQQVTQQIVKLLKNIANTDTRNYYVSHCAEILSLGDTRLIPLRVENLLTQIAPNVIKFSQPTTTKRESSSNKKAPVPQTDKSLLERAEALLLQIYLHCPEQRKVIINELEERNLDFSLSHHRFLWGQILELEESNTQHSHFDSAQYAAASTHTSTALSVQHSKEDLISSLQDRYLELGEEIELISHLFHLNEKSKKELLRTPQVVQAATAGMERVLREKRYRHFLELWQQTDPDAEPEKCRAYYEAFYNEKIKLQELDRQRQFSITDLL; encoded by the coding sequence ATGTACATTCCCCGCTTGCACCCAGACACAATTGAGGAAATTAAACAACGTGCTGATATTGTGGATGTGGTATCAGAACACGTAGTTTTACGCAAGCGTGGTAAAGATTTTATCGGTTTGTGTCCCTTCCATAGCGAGAAGAGTCCTAGCTTTACAGTCAGTCAAAGTAAGCAAATGTATTATTGCTTTGGCTGCAATGCTGGGGGAAATGCAATTAAGTTTTTGATGGATTTGGGTAAGCAGTCGTTTACGGAAGTGGTGCTGGATTTAGCGCGGCGCTATCAAGTAAATGTCCAAACCCTGGAACCTGAACAAAGACAAGAATTACAGCGTCAATTATCGTTGCGGGAACAATTATATGAAGTTCTCGCAGCCACAGCCAATTTTTATCAACACGCCCTGCGTCAAACCCAGGCGCAAAAGGCTTTACAGTATTTACTGGAGAACCGCAAATTAAAGGAAGCAACTATTCAGCAGTTTGGTTTGGGTTACGCCCCTGCTGGTTGGGAAACGCTGTATAGATATTTGGTGGAAAATAAACATTATCCTGTGCAGTTGGTAGAAAAGGCAGGATTGATTAAGCCGCGCAAAGAAGGGGGCGGTTATTATGATGTGTTCCGCGATCGCTTGATGATTCCCATCCGCGATATTCAAGGGCGGGTGATTGCGTTTGGGGGGCGCACATTGACTGATGAACAGCCAAAATATCTCAATTCCCCAGAAACCGAACTATTTAATAAAGGTAAAACTTTATTCGCCATAGATTTAGCCAAAACCGGAATTGCTCAAGTTGACCAAGCTGTGGTAGTAGAAGGGTATTTTGATGCGATCGCCCTTCATGCGGCGGGGATTAACAATGCTGTGGCTTCTTTGGGTACAGCCTTGAGTTTAGAACAAGTCCGGTTAATGTTACGTTACACCGACTCGAAACAGTTAGTTCTCAACTTTGATGCTGATAAAGCCGGGACTAACGCCGCAGAAAGAGCGATCGGCGAAATTGCAGATTTAGCCTACAAAGGTGAAGTCCAACTCAAAATTCTCAATATTCCCGATGGTAAAGATGCTGATGAATACTTGCATACTCATACCACAGAAGATTATCAAAGCTTGTTGCAAAATGCGCCACTGTGGTTAGATTGGCAAATTCAACAAATTACCAAAGACCGCGATTTAAAACAAGCTACCGATTTTCAACAAGTAACTCAGCAAATAGTCAAATTACTCAAAAATATCGCTAACACCGATACTCGCAACTATTATGTTTCGCACTGTGCGGAAATTCTCAGCTTGGGTGATACGAGATTAATCCCCTTACGGGTGGAAAATTTGCTGACTCAAATCGCCCCGAATGTAATTAAATTTTCTCAGCCGACAACCACAAAAAGAGAATCGAGTAGCAATAAAAAAGCACCAGTTCCACAAACAGATAAAAGTCTTTTAGAACGAGCCGAAGCTTTATTATTACAAATTTATTTGCACTGTCCCGAACAGCGAAAAGTAATTATTAACGAACTGGAAGAACGAAATCTAGATTTTAGTTTGTCTCATCATCGGTTTTTGTGGGGACAAATTTTAGAATTAGAGGAATCTAATACTCAGCACTCACACTTCGACTCCGCTCAGTATGCAGCAGCCAGCACTCACACTTCGACTGCGCTCAGTGTCCAGCACTCAAAGGAAGATTTAATCTCCAGCTTGCAAGATAGATATTTAGAATTAGGTGAAGAAATCGAATTAATCTCACATTTATTTCATTTAAATGAAAAGAGTAAAAAAGAGCTACTCCGCACCCCGCAAGTTGTCCAAGCTGCAACTGCTGGGATGGAAAGAGTATTGCGAGAAAAACGTTATCGTCACTTTTTAGAATTATGGCAACAAACCGATCCAGACGCAGAGCCGGAAAAATGCCGAGCTTATTATGAGGCATTTTATAACGAAAAAATCAAACTGCAAGAACTCGATCGCCAGCGTCAATTTTCCATCACTGATTTGTTATGA
- a CDS encoding dienelactone hydrolase yields MKVRAFFQAATVENISPPYNSIHLKVFYPEPEQNLSLVATETQASKFPVVILFNGINCGPEMYQWLAVKLAEFGLVIVTFSWIAENLPGFVAMTPGVDLSMLAPDNYGQGATASALPTLLKTLERLQVEGILAGLLDLDKIILGGHSAGGKVAIESADPKFCSQVVAAFAYGAHTAATVQLGYKAGTILSLPDSLPLLLIGGTCDGVIANSSNNYGVTWEQPTTPIIRTFQEAIAGGRNDSYLLILEGANHFSVTHPLDTTISRQFLDFPATQQEAELRDLIAQIIRLFIDAHVRYQTTALEALNQMLVAQNPLIASFNRK; encoded by the coding sequence ATGAAAGTTCGAGCCTTTTTCCAAGCTGCGACGGTTGAAAATATTTCGCCACCATATAACAGTATTCACCTCAAGGTTTTCTACCCAGAACCAGAACAAAATTTAAGTCTTGTTGCTACTGAAACTCAAGCATCTAAGTTTCCAGTCGTGATTTTGTTCAACGGAATTAACTGTGGCCCGGAAATGTATCAATGGTTGGCGGTGAAATTAGCCGAGTTTGGGCTGGTAATTGTGACATTTTCCTGGATTGCGGAAAATCTACCTGGGTTTGTGGCGATGACTCCTGGCGTTGATTTGAGTATGCTGGCTCCCGATAATTATGGTCAAGGGGCGACAGCTTCAGCTTTACCCACATTGCTGAAAACCTTGGAACGTTTGCAAGTGGAAGGGATTTTGGCTGGCTTGCTTGATTTAGACAAAATCATTCTCGGTGGACATTCTGCTGGTGGTAAAGTTGCAATTGAAAGTGCAGATCCTAAATTTTGCTCACAGGTAGTAGCCGCCTTTGCTTATGGCGCACATACAGCAGCAACTGTACAACTAGGGTATAAAGCTGGGACAATCTTATCCTTACCAGACTCCTTACCGTTACTCTTGATTGGCGGAACTTGCGATGGCGTGATTGCGAACAGTAGCAATAACTATGGCGTAACTTGGGAACAACCAACAACTCCTATAATCAGGACTTTCCAAGAAGCGATCGCAGGTGGTAGAAATGATAGTTATTTACTGATCCTCGAAGGCGCAAACCATTTTTCTGTTACCCATCCCTTGGATACCACTATTAGTAGACAATTTCTTGACTTTCCTGCTACACAACAAGAAGCAGAACTCCGAGATTTAATCGCCCAAATTATTCGTTTATTTATTGATGCTCACGTTCGTTACCAAACAACCGCGCTAGAAGCTCTTAATCAAATGTTAGTTGCTCAAAATCCGTTAATTGCATCATTTAATCGCAAGTAA
- a CDS encoding CHASE2 domain-containing protein, with the protein MVGQNSQQRNFRQTVGTIGGTVVLTSVAIAGLILGLRELGSLQGMELAAFDWLMRSRPDEGIDNRFLIVGVDDNDIQTRKEYPIEDGTMAQLLTKLAEQEPRVIGIDILRDVKQGAAAGRADLMQILAENENIAAVCVLSKADSPGIAAAPGIPEDRVGVADFPVDAGGTVRQGMMISVPKASKLPKPSEHICNIDDPENQLPSLSFQMVVRYLTAQGIEPQPTKSGELQFNSTVLKRLTPKAGGYHNIDTSDYQILLNYRSAKNAVKQVSLSDVLADKVDPALIKDKIVMIGYTAQIVKDTFYTPYSAGAADSQKMPGVVVHAQNASQILSAVLDKRPLFWYWNEWQEGLWIFAWSLVGGFLAWQIRKPWLLILGGGVAIAVLLGSTYIIFLQAGWIPLVPPVLGLLGSAVAVVLIDRYAATIVKTVKGFLKINIDIDQDKKNQEVAAITESDYFLELQQKAKDLRGRDNIEDFPPTILPTVNTPETNHLLADTIISQPTNSAPTEIDYLQQVRDRRNQINSQETLLPQNPSNNLEITTTPTTIEEPDELEYLAYLQRRSKKLKENK; encoded by the coding sequence ATGGTCGGTCAAAATTCCCAACAGCGTAATTTCCGTCAAACAGTAGGCACCATTGGCGGAACAGTTGTTCTCACCAGTGTAGCGATCGCGGGATTAATTTTGGGATTGCGAGAATTGGGAAGTTTGCAGGGGATGGAGTTAGCTGCATTTGATTGGTTAATGCGATCGCGTCCCGACGAAGGAATAGACAATCGCTTTTTAATCGTGGGTGTGGATGATAACGATATTCAAACCCGCAAGGAATATCCCATTGAAGACGGCACAATGGCGCAGTTATTAACAAAACTTGCAGAACAGGAACCGCGCGTGATTGGCATAGATATTTTGCGGGATGTAAAACAAGGTGCAGCCGCAGGTCGAGCAGATTTAATGCAAATCTTAGCAGAAAACGAGAATATAGCGGCTGTTTGCGTTCTGAGTAAAGCTGATTCTCCCGGTATCGCCGCCGCACCTGGGATTCCTGAAGATAGAGTCGGGGTGGCGGACTTTCCTGTAGATGCTGGTGGTACAGTCCGCCAAGGAATGATGATTTCCGTTCCTAAAGCTTCCAAACTGCCCAAACCCAGCGAACATATCTGCAATATCGATGATCCTGAAAATCAACTACCATCGCTGAGTTTTCAAATGGTGGTGCGTTACCTCACCGCCCAGGGAATTGAACCACAACCGACCAAATCTGGTGAATTACAGTTTAATTCTACCGTTCTCAAACGCCTAACACCAAAAGCTGGCGGCTATCACAACATTGATACATCAGATTACCAAATACTACTAAACTATCGTTCTGCCAAAAACGCCGTCAAGCAAGTTTCCCTCAGCGATGTTTTAGCAGATAAAGTTGACCCAGCCTTAATTAAAGACAAAATTGTGATGATTGGCTATACTGCCCAAATTGTCAAAGATACCTTTTACACACCTTATAGCGCGGGTGCAGCCGATAGCCAAAAAATGCCAGGGGTAGTAGTCCACGCCCAAAATGCTAGTCAAATATTAAGTGCAGTTTTAGATAAACGACCTTTATTTTGGTATTGGAATGAATGGCAAGAAGGGTTGTGGATCTTTGCTTGGTCATTAGTTGGGGGATTTTTAGCTTGGCAAATTCGCAAACCTTGGCTGTTGATATTGGGTGGCGGTGTAGCGATCGCTGTATTATTAGGTAGTACTTATATCATCTTTCTCCAAGCTGGTTGGATACCTTTAGTTCCACCAGTTTTAGGTTTGTTAGGCAGTGCTGTTGCTGTGGTTTTAATAGACAGATATGCCGCCACAATTGTAAAAACAGTCAAAGGCTTTCTCAAAATTAATATTGACATTGACCAAGACAAAAAAAATCAAGAAGTAGCAGCAATTACCGAAAGTGACTACTTTTTAGAACTACAACAAAAAGCCAAAGATTTGCGGGGGCGAGATAATATTGAAGACTTCCCACCCACAATTTTACCTACTGTAAATACCCCAGAAACTAATCATCTGTTAGCTGATACCATCATTTCTCAACCTACTAATTCTGCACCTACAGAAATAGATTATCTCCAGCAAGTCCGCGACAGACGTAACCAAATTAATTCCCAAGAAACCTTACTACCTCAAAATCCAAGCAATAACTTAGAAATCACCACCACACCAACCACAATTGAAGAACCAGACGAACTAGAATACCTAGCATATTTACAACGTCGTAGTAAAAAATTGAAAGAAAACAAATAA